GGTTTCCATGGTGACAAACGCGAAGCCGCGCGGGCGGCCGCTGAATTTGTCCATGATCAGATCGACGCTGGTCACCGGACCGTGCGCGGCGAAGAGATCCTGGAGATCGTTTTCGGTGGTGTTGAAGGAAAGATTTCCTACAAACAATTTAGTGCTCATGATGATTTCACTGACTTAGACTCACTGTGTCTTTCCGGACTGTTCCCGACCATCGGGTTTCAAATCATCACTGAAAACACTTTCAACTGAAGATTTACCATGACCCTGAAATCGACCAGTTATCTAACTGGCGAGGAAGATTGCCCGATTCCGCAATGAATGCAAGGAATTTTATTGGAGCTTACGGCCAAAGAGAGTCAAACAGAACAACATGGAGCGGCGGGAAGTTTTCCATCTTCCCGCCGCTCAGTCGCGATTTGAACTCGGCACGCCAACCATAGCGTAGATGGTGCCGACGATTTTTTGAACACTGGGACAGCTTCTCGGTTACGAACACTTCTGAAAATGAAGCAAAGTTTCCCTTCATCAGACTGAACATCCAAACGCCTTGCCCGCCTCGTGGCGCTGTCCCGGTTAACCAAGGGCGTTGTGGGGGGATTTTTCACTCTCAACACCCGGATCGCCTTCGGTCATGGATGCGACTATCCCAGTTATGTCGCCCCGGTTTATTCCAGAAGTCTGCCGGGAGGTCAACAGCCTTCCCACCATTGGACAACGCAATTCCGGACTGCCGCGAAAACGGCCATTGGACTCTGCCCGCCACGACGGTTCAAAGACGCACAGTGGTCATGTTGCGCGTCCCAGCAACAAACGGTTAGCTTTGTGCAAAATCCGCCAAGACGTCCTCGGCAATTCCGGGAACAATTACCAAAACCAACCAATGAACCGCGGAGCATGAAACAGCATTGATTCCTGTAAACCATGACCTCACGCGAACGCCTCATCACCACGCTGAACCATCGCCCACCCGATCGCGTCTGTGTGGATTTCGGTGCCACTTGGATTTCCGGCATCCATACTTCCATCGTCCACCAGCTCAAGCAGCGGTTGATCGGGCCGTCCGCTTCGCCGGCGCGCGTTCACGAACCTTACCAGATGCTGGCCGAAGTGGACGCCGAACTCCGGTCCGCGCTGGGCGTGGATGTGATCGGCGTCTGGCCGCGCAAGAATATTCTCGGCTACGAAGCCTCCGGCTGGAAACCGTTCACGCTTTTCGACGGCACGCCCTGCCTGGTGCCAGGCAACTTCAATGTCACGCCCGCCTCCGACGGTGGCTGGCTGATGTATCCCGAAGGCGACCTCACCGCGCCGCCGTCAGCGCACATGCCCAAAGCCGCTTACTTCTTTGACACGCTTATCCGCCAGGAGCCGATTGACGAGGATCATTTGAATCCAGAAGACAATCTTGAAGAATTCAGCCTGCTCTCGGTGGAGGACATCGCGCATTACGAGCGACAAGTGGCGTGGCTGGATCAGAACGCCACGGACACTGGTGTCGTATTGCTCGCGCCCGGCACTGCGTTTGGCGACATCGCGCTCGTGCCGGCGCCGTTCCTCAAGCACCCGAAAGGCATCCGCGACATCAGCGAATGGTACATGACCACCGCCGCACGCCCGGACTACGTTCACGCCATTTTCGAGCGGCAGTGTGAGTATGCGTTGAAGAATTTGGAAACGCTCATCGGCATGTTTGGCGACCGGGTTCAGGCGGTGGTGACCACCGGTACCGACTTCGGAACGCAGAAAGGCCTGTTCATCTCGGCGGAATCCTACCGGAACCTGTTCAAGCCCTATCACCAAAAACTCAACGAACTCATCCACCGGCAGTCGAATTGGAAAACCTTCATCCATTCCTGCGGCGCGGTGGCGCGGCTGATCCCGGATTTTATCGCAGCCGGCTTCGACATTCTTAATCCGGTCCAGTGTTCCGCCGCCGGCATGGACGCGGCGCTGCTCAAGCGGAATTTTGGCAAGGACATCACCTTCTGGGGCGGGTGCGTGAACACCCAACACACCATGTATCAAACGCCGGATGCGGTTTATCGCGAAGTGCGCAAGCGCATAGACATTTTTAACGAAGACGGTGGCTTCGTCTGCAACGCCGTCCACAACATCCAGGGCAATTCGCCGATTGAAAATGTCCTGGCGATGTTCAAGGCCATCAAAGACAGCAGCGGCTGGAAACATGGACCGAGCTGCGGCTTGGCGAAATGCGGCCTCTCCAGATTGGTATAGAGAATGAATCACGACACGGGCTTAAGAAGGTAAAAAACTATGAAATCAATATCCGTCGCATGTTTGACCGCCCTCGCGCTCGCTAACGCTATGCAAGCCACGGAATACCACGTCACCACGAGCGGCGACGACGCCAATCGCGGAACGAAATCGGCGCCCTTTCACACGATCCAGCGAGGCGCAGAACTTGCCCAGCCGGGCGATGTGATCACCGTGCATGAAGGCGTTTACCGCGAACGCATCAACC
Above is a window of Verrucomicrobiota bacterium DNA encoding:
- a CDS encoding methyltransferase; its protein translation is MTSRERLITTLNHRPPDRVCVDFGATWISGIHTSIVHQLKQRLIGPSASPARVHEPYQMLAEVDAELRSALGVDVIGVWPRKNILGYEASGWKPFTLFDGTPCLVPGNFNVTPASDGGWLMYPEGDLTAPPSAHMPKAAYFFDTLIRQEPIDEDHLNPEDNLEEFSLLSVEDIAHYERQVAWLDQNATDTGVVLLAPGTAFGDIALVPAPFLKHPKGIRDISEWYMTTAARPDYVHAIFERQCEYALKNLETLIGMFGDRVQAVVTTGTDFGTQKGLFISAESYRNLFKPYHQKLNELIHRQSNWKTFIHSCGAVARLIPDFIAAGFDILNPVQCSAAGMDAALLKRNFGKDITFWGGCVNTQHTMYQTPDAVYREVRKRIDIFNEDGGFVCNAVHNIQGNSPIENVLAMFKAIKDSSGWKHGPSCGLAKCGLSRLV